The Coffea arabica cultivar ET-39 chromosome 3c, Coffea Arabica ET-39 HiFi, whole genome shotgun sequence genome contains a region encoding:
- the LOC113734486 gene encoding uncharacterized protein: MAASLRWVLQLHKDVPKAAKLYSEGLGFTVNVCTLRWAELELQPGPLKLALLQSPTSSLQKGYSSLLSFTVTDISSTVTKLMALGAELDGPIKYEIHGKVAAMRCLDGHMLGLYEPA, encoded by the exons ATGGCAGCCTCACTGAGATGGGTGCTGCAGCTACACAAGGACGTGCCAAAAGCAGCAAAGCTCTACTCAGAGGGATTGGGCTTCACCGTCAACGTGTGCACTCTCCGTTGGGCTGAACTTGAACTCCAACCAGGCCCTCTCAAGCTTGCACTTTTGCAGTCTCCCACTTCCAG TTTGCAGAAGGGGTACTCATCACTACTATCCTTCACAGTAACCGACATTAGTAGTACAGTGACAAAACTAATGGCTTTGGGTGCGGAGTTAGATGGTCCAATCAAATATGAGATTCATGGAAAG GTTGCTGCTATGAGGTGTTTGGACGGCCACATGTTAGGCCTTTACGAACCAGCCTGA